Proteins encoded by one window of Astatotilapia calliptera chromosome 13, fAstCal1.2, whole genome shotgun sequence:
- the ppm1ba gene encoding protein phosphatase 1B isoform X1 produces the protein MGAFLDKPKTEKYNSHGEGNGLRYGLSSMQGWRVEMEDAHTAVLGLPALGMTDWSFFAVYDGHAGSKVANYCSKHLLEHIITASLGAGNTQGSQSGSDGSNASVPVPPAVEAVKAGIRTGFLKIDEHMRSFSDLRNGMDRSGSTAVGILLSPDHFFFINCGDSRAVLYRNSQVCFSTLDHKPCNPRERERIQNAGGSVMIQRVNGSLAVSRALGDYDYKCVDGKGPTEQLVSPEPEVFVMVRAPEQDQFVILACDGIWDVMSNEELCEFVKSRLEICDDLEKVCNEVVDTCLHKGSRDNMSVVIVCLPNAPKVSEEAVRKDTELNSYLESRVEEMLSRPGEEGFPDLVTVMRNLSTDSGMPPLPPGGGLASKRSVIEAVYNRLNPYREEDGSGAELEYHW, from the exons ATGGGTGCGTTCCTGGACAAGCCCAAAACAGAGAAGTACAACTCACATGGCGAGGGCAATGGCCTGCGCTATGGGCTAAGCTCCATGCAGGGCTGGCGGGTGGAGATGGAGGATGCTCATACAGCTGTGTTGGGCCTTCCAGCCCTTGGTATGACTGACTGGTCCTTTTTTGCTGTGTACGATGGCCACGCAGGCTCTAAAGTTGCCAATTACTGCTCCAAGCATCTTCTTGAGCACATAATCACCGCTAGCTTAGGGGCTGGAAACACACAAGGCTCTCAGTCTGGATCAGACGGCTCCAACGCTTCAGTACCAGTTCCGCCTGCAGTGGAGGCTGTGAAAGCCGGCATCCGGACAGGCTTCCTGAAAATAGATGAGCACATGCGCAGCTTCTCCGACCTTCGAAATGGCATGGACCGCAGTGGCTCTACGGCAGTGGGAATTCTTCTGTCACCTGATCATTTCTTCTTCATTAACTGTGGGGATTCTCGAGCAGTTCTCTACCGCAATTCACAGGTGTGCTTCTCCACACTTGACCACAAGCCTTGCAACCCACGTGAGAGAGAGCGCATCCAGAATGCTGGCGGTTCAGTGATGATTCAAAGGGTTAATGGGTCACTGGCTGTATCAAGGGCCTTGGGGGACTATGATTACAAGTGTGTGGATGGTAAGGGTCCCACAGAGCAGCTGGTTAGTCCTGAACCAGAGGTGTTTGTGATGGTTCGGGCACCAGAACAGGATCAGTTTGTGATTTTAGCGTGTGATGGAATCTGGGACGTTATGTCCAATGAGGAGTTGTGCGAGTTTGTGAAATCGAGGCTTGAGATCTGTGATGATCTGGAGAAAGTCTGCAATGAAGTGGTGGATACCTGTCTGCATAAG GGGAGTCGGGATAACATGAGTGTTGTGATAGTGTGTTTGCCCAATGCTCCCAAAGTATCGGAGGAAGCTGTGAGGAAAGACACTGAGCTCAACAGTTACCTGGAGTCTCGAGTTGAAG aGATGCTGTCTCGGCCAGGGGAGGAGGGGTTTCCGGATCTGGTAACAGTGATGAGAAACCTGTCCACTGACAGCGGCATGCCCCCTCTGCCACCAGGGGGTGGTCTTGCCAGCAA ACGCAGTGTTATTGAAGCAGTATACAACCGTCTGAACCCATACAGGGAGGAGGATGGA AGTGGAGCGGAATTGGAGTACCACTGGTAG
- the slc3a1 gene encoding neutral and basic amino acid transport protein rBAT has translation MSYRNDSDSVELGECTRNPGYKDADGDGPAARDNISVSDSEEKRDSIGVKRLSDARDEYTQIKPYAGMPKEVLVLYSSKARYRVPREILFWLTVCCTLALVAVTIAVIALSPKCLSWWQASPVYQIYPRSFKDSDGDGVGDLKGIREKLDHFEYLNIKSIWISPFYRSPMKDFGYDVEDFRDIDPLFGTMKDFEDLLAAMHSKGLKLIMDFIPNHTSDLHRWFNLSRTRDPHYEDYYVWTDCKPDGPKPNNWVSIFGNSSWTYDEVRGQCYLHQFLKEQPDLNFRNPDVIKEMIDIIHFWLEKGVDGFRMDAVKHMLEAPHMRDEPQVDPNKPPELVTTEWDLHSDYTTSQVGLHDILREFRAQMDIYSQEPGRYRFMVTESYDYEEVYKTMMYYGSRLEKEGDFPFNFYLLDLPHNTSGVWAKHLVHLWMGNMPKGKWPNWVVGNHDRTRISSSAGRLYVRAINMLLLTLPGTATTYYGEEIGMENINVTASQIQDPAGKYNTSASRDPQRSPLQWNADTNAGFNEKTNLTWLPLHPDYETVNVEAQMKDDGSVLAQYRFLNTLRQSELPLNRGWFCYVHADANVFSYIRELDGLKRAFLIVVNFGKESAVTDLSSVRELPDELKVLMSTTIANDGKVFPKSRIQTEVGEGLVIQYSTNTRFNPNHPEECYISEKACYLETIDILYKC, from the exons ATGAGTTATAGAAACGACTCCGACAGCGTGGAGCTCGGGGAGTGCACCAGAAACCCGGGTTATAAGGATGCAGACGGAGACGGGCCAGCAGCGAGGGACAACATCAGCGTCTCCGACAGCGAGGAGAAGCGGGACTCCATCGGCGTGAAGCGGCTCTCAGACGCGCGAGATGAGTACACGCAGATCAAACCGTACGCCGGGATGCCTAAGGAGGTGCTGGTGCTGTACTCCTCTAAAGCCCGGTACCGAGTGCCCCGAGAGATCCTGTTCTGGCTAACGGTGTGCTGCACCCTGGCTCTGGTCGCGGTCACCATCGCGGTGATCGCGCTTTCTCCGAAGTGCCTGAGCTGGTGGCAGGCCTCCCCGGTGTACCAGATTTACCCCCGGTCCTTCAAAGACTCCGACGGGGATGGGGTGGGAGACCTCAAAG GCATCAGGGAGAAGCTGGACCACTTTGAATACCTTAACATCAAGTCAATTTGGATCAGCCCTTTCTACCGTTCTCCCATGAAAGACTTTGGGTATGATGTGGAGGACTTCCGTGATATTGATCCACTCTTTGGAACCATGAAGGACTTTGAGGACCTCCTGGCAGCAATGCACAGCAAAG GTTTGAAGCTGATCATGGATTTCATTCCAAATCATACCAGTGATCTACACCGCTGGTTCAACTTGAGCCGGACTAGAGATCCTCACTATGAGGATTATTACGTCTGGACTGACTGCAAACCAGACGGACCGAAGCCTAATAACTGG GTGAGTATCTTTGGGAACTCATCATGGACATACGATGAAGTTAGAGGGCAATGCTACCTCCACCAGTTTCTCAAGGAGCAACCAGACCTGAACTTCAGAAACCCAGATGTCATCAAAGAGATGATT GATATAATTCATTTCTGGTTGGAGAAGGGAGTGGATGGCTTCAGGATGGATGCAGTGAAGCACATGCTGGAGGCTCCACACATGAGGGATGAACCACAGGTTGATCCAAACAAACCACCC GAGTTGGTAACTACAGAGTGGGATCTTCACAGTGACTACACCACCAGTCAGGTGGGCTTGCATGACATACTGAGGGAGTTTAGAGCACAGATGGACATCTACAGTCAAGAGCCTGGCAGATACAG ATTCATGGTAACAGAGTCATACGATTATGAAGAGGTGTACAAGACCATGATGTACTATGGCAGCAGGCTGGAAAAGGAAGGTGACTTCCCCTTTAACTTTTACCTGCTGGATCTACCCCACAACACCAGTGGAGTATGGGCTAAGCATCTGGTCCACCTCTGGATGGGCAACATGCCCAAAGGAAAATGGCCCAACTGGGTG GTTGGAAACCATGACAGGACTCGGATTTCTTCCAGTGCTGGTCGACTCTATGTTCGTGCCATCAACATGCTGCTGCTGACCCTTCCAGGCACAGCCACCACCTACTACGGCGAGGAGATCGGCATGGAGAACATTAACGTGACAGCAAGTCAGATACAAGACCCAGCCGGCAAATACAATACA AGTGCCAGTCGAGACCCTCAGCGTTCTCCATTGCAGTGGAATGCTGACACGAACGCAGGTTTTAATGAGAAAACAAATCTCACCTGGTTGCCACTACACCCCGATTATGAAACGGTCAACGTGGAG GCCCAGATGAAAGATGATGGTTCTGTTCTGGCTCAGTACCGCTTCCTGAACACCCTGCGTCAATCAGAGCTCCCCCTTAACCGTGGATGGTTCTGCTACGTCCACGCTGATGCCAATGTCTTCTCTTACATCAGAGAGCTTGATGGACTTAAGCGAGCTTTCCTCATAGTGGTTAACTTTGGTAAAGAATCAGCTGTCACAGATCTCTCCTCTGTTCGTGAGCTGCCAGACGAGTTGAAGGTGCTGATGAGCACCACCATAGCCAATGATGGCAAAGTGTTTCCGAAGTCTCGCATCCAGACAGAAGTAGGAGAGGGTTTGGTGATTCAGTACTCCACCAACACTCGGTTTAATCCCAACCATCCTGAAGAGTGCTACATCTCTGAGAAGGCTTGCTATTTGGAGACCATAGACATACTTTATAAATGCTAG
- the prepl gene encoding prolyl endopeptidase-like: MACISTLFFLSARVPMQFRVKFWELTACKRKTWLSWSLQRCCSSDTSLSSSDHLSSGLERYRDLQKYFRRRLKDAYHRFSNIPDYSVVSGHHHLYFTEEDGIYRMDKKQSHLEPEQVLNLRQISGELEKTGLENNKRKQRFQWTVQRIRLSPQERHLAASLKCTHTEELRCVVVRLERRRFLPLHPQHVTLTLEKVFSFEWATDEILFYSTLEGLRSSAVFRLDLTSSGSRITSVFEEMQPDVFVEVALTRDRQILTINCNSRTSSEVLLSDIATSNLDPFVVQPRQLNLLYHVEHWRGRLIILANTGLGQEYQVVQAPVSEPSMDSWVSLFAPEPGTTIKDMDVVGDHCVLVARTPVSELALIVVPLIHPKNAYIVQLPSWACAIKTKKPGLADQQNMLEFLISSPVHPPVPYCLHPENGLLLSDTGDGSSPENQADYITTRLEACSQDGTFVPVTLFHTVPVEHLRQAPLLVHVYGAYGRDLNMEFYPEKKVMLEQGWALAYCHVRGGGERGLFWHRQACVGGKRRGVEDLQACLHHLFSLGVSSPSLTALTACSAGAVPVGALCNRHPLLMRAVTLQAPFLDVLGTMEDHSLPLTLEDRDEWGDPVGNPEHRHIITSYCPLHNITPQHYPSMLLTAYSGDNMVPLAGVFKYTEQLKKAVHTHSSMKPKSECKPAPNIALNIQPGANHLGTEDFELMLEEEALKLAFLYMELGLDPPRPPRKRRR, from the exons ATGGCGTGTATATcgactttgtttttcttatctGCTCGTGTTCCGATGCAATTTCGGGTAAAATTCTGGGAGCTAACCGCTTGTAAACGGAAAACATGGCTCTCCTGGTCCCTTCAGCGTTGTTGCTCGTCG gATACTTCGTTATCATCGTCTGACCATCTAAGCTCCGGACTCGAGAGGTACAGGGACTTACAGAAGTATTTCAGGAGGAGATTAAAGGATGCATACCACAGGTTCTCCAATATACCTGATTACTCAGTG GTCTCTGGACATCACCATTTATATTTCACTGAAGAAGATGGGATATACAGAATGGACAAGAAACAGA GTCACCTGGAGCCAGAGCAGGTGTTGAATCTAAGACAAATCTCTGGAGAGTTGGAGAAGACGGGACTTGAAAATAATAAGAGAAAGCAAAGATTTCAGTGGACGGTCCAGAGAATCCGTCTATCCCCACAGGAAAGGCATCTTGCAGCGTCGCTAAAATGTACTCACACGGAAGAGCTGAG GTGTGTGGTCGTGAGGCTTGAAAGGAGAAGATTCCTACCTCTGCATCCCCAACATGTGACACTAACCCTGGAGAAAGTCTTTAGCTTTG agTGGGCCACAGATGAGATACTATTTTACTCGACTCTGGAAGGTCTACGTTCCAGCGCAGTGTTTCGTCTGGATCTCACCTCCAGTGGAAGCAGGATAACCTCTGTATTTGAGGAAATGCAGCCTGA TGTGTTTGTGGAGGTTGCCCTGACCAGAGACCGACAGATCCTGACCATCAACTGTAACAGCAGGACAAGTTCAGAGGTGCTGCTAAGTGATATAGCAACATCAAATTTAGATCCATTTGTGGTTCAGCCACGCCAGCTCAATCTCCTGTACCACGTGGAGCACTGGAGAGGTCGGCTTATTATACTGGCAAATACAGGGCTTGGACAAGAATATCAG GTGGTTCAGGCTCCTGTCTCAGAGCCATCAATGGATTCCTGGGTCTCTTTGTTTGCGCCTGAACCTGGCACTACAATTAAAGACATGGACGTGGTTGGAGACCATTGTGTGTTGGTTGCAAGAACGCCAGTTAGTGAACTAGCTCTCATTGTGGTCCCTCTGATCCACCCCAAGAATGCATACATAGTACAG CTTCCATCCTGGGCTTGTGCCATTAAAACCAAGAAACCAGGCTTGGCTGACCAACAAAATATGCTAGAATTCCTGATATCCTCTCCAGTCCATCCGCCGGTTCCATACTGTCTACACCCTGAGAATGGGCTCCTTTTATCAGACACTGGAGATGGATCCTCCCCAGAGAACCAAGCTGATTATATCACTACGCGCTTGGAGGCCTgcagccaa gaCGGTACCTTTGTGCCTGTGACATTGTTTCATACAGTACCTGTGGAGCATTTGAGACAGGCACCGCTGCTGGTCCATGTCTATGGTGCTTATGGCAGAGATCTTAACATGGAGTTCTACCCAGAGAAAAAAGTGATGCTGGAGCAGGGCTGGGCTCTGGCCTACTGCCATGTCAG AGGTGGAGGGGAGCGTGGCCTTTTTTGGCACAGACAAGCCTGCGTGGGAGGGAAGCGGAGAGGAGTTGAGGACCTCCAAGCCTGTCTCCATCACCTTTTCTCCTTAGGAGTCTCCTCTCCTTCTCTCACCGCTCTTACAGCCTGCAGTGCTGGggctgtgccagtgggagctcTGTGCAACAGACACCCACTATTGATGCGGGCTGTCACCCTGCAG gCTCCGTTTCTGGATGTGTTAGGGACTATGGAGGATCACAGCCTGCCTCTAACTTTAGAGGATAGAGATGAATGGGGGGACCCAGTGGGAAACCCAGAACACAGACATATCATCACCTCCTACTGTCCCCTTCACAACATCACTCCTCAG CATTACCCATCGATGCTGCTGACAGCCTACAGTGGTGACAACATGGTTCCTCTGGCAGGCGTCTTTAAATACACTGAACAACTAAAGAAAGCCGTTCATACACACTCCAGCATGAAGCCAAAGTCAG AGTGTAAACCAGCACCAAACATAGCTCTGAATATCCAACCTGGAGCAAATCACCTTGGAACAGAAGACTTTGAGCTAATGCTGGAGGAG GAAGCCCTCAAGCTTGCATTTCTGTACATGGAGCTTGGCCTGGACCCTCCTCGGCCTCCACGCAAGCGGAGAAGATAG
- the ppm1ba gene encoding protein phosphatase 1B isoform X2, giving the protein MGAFLDKPKTEKYNSHGEGNGLRYGLSSMQGWRVEMEDAHTAVLGLPALGMTDWSFFAVYDGHAGSKVANYCSKHLLEHIITASLGAGNTQGSQSGSDGSNASVPVPPAVEAVKAGIRTGFLKIDEHMRSFSDLRNGMDRSGSTAVGILLSPDHFFFINCGDSRAVLYRNSQVCFSTLDHKPCNPRERERIQNAGGSVMIQRVNGSLAVSRALGDYDYKCVDGKGPTEQLVSPEPEVFVMVRAPEQDQFVILACDGIWDVMSNEELCEFVKSRLEICDDLEKVCNEVVDTCLHKGSRDNMSVVIVCLPNAPKVSEEAVRKDTELNSYLESRVEEMLSRPGEEGFPDLVTVMRNLSTDSGMPPLPPGGGLASKRSVIEAVYNRLNPYREEDGPSCFI; this is encoded by the exons ATGGGTGCGTTCCTGGACAAGCCCAAAACAGAGAAGTACAACTCACATGGCGAGGGCAATGGCCTGCGCTATGGGCTAAGCTCCATGCAGGGCTGGCGGGTGGAGATGGAGGATGCTCATACAGCTGTGTTGGGCCTTCCAGCCCTTGGTATGACTGACTGGTCCTTTTTTGCTGTGTACGATGGCCACGCAGGCTCTAAAGTTGCCAATTACTGCTCCAAGCATCTTCTTGAGCACATAATCACCGCTAGCTTAGGGGCTGGAAACACACAAGGCTCTCAGTCTGGATCAGACGGCTCCAACGCTTCAGTACCAGTTCCGCCTGCAGTGGAGGCTGTGAAAGCCGGCATCCGGACAGGCTTCCTGAAAATAGATGAGCACATGCGCAGCTTCTCCGACCTTCGAAATGGCATGGACCGCAGTGGCTCTACGGCAGTGGGAATTCTTCTGTCACCTGATCATTTCTTCTTCATTAACTGTGGGGATTCTCGAGCAGTTCTCTACCGCAATTCACAGGTGTGCTTCTCCACACTTGACCACAAGCCTTGCAACCCACGTGAGAGAGAGCGCATCCAGAATGCTGGCGGTTCAGTGATGATTCAAAGGGTTAATGGGTCACTGGCTGTATCAAGGGCCTTGGGGGACTATGATTACAAGTGTGTGGATGGTAAGGGTCCCACAGAGCAGCTGGTTAGTCCTGAACCAGAGGTGTTTGTGATGGTTCGGGCACCAGAACAGGATCAGTTTGTGATTTTAGCGTGTGATGGAATCTGGGACGTTATGTCCAATGAGGAGTTGTGCGAGTTTGTGAAATCGAGGCTTGAGATCTGTGATGATCTGGAGAAAGTCTGCAATGAAGTGGTGGATACCTGTCTGCATAAG GGGAGTCGGGATAACATGAGTGTTGTGATAGTGTGTTTGCCCAATGCTCCCAAAGTATCGGAGGAAGCTGTGAGGAAAGACACTGAGCTCAACAGTTACCTGGAGTCTCGAGTTGAAG aGATGCTGTCTCGGCCAGGGGAGGAGGGGTTTCCGGATCTGGTAACAGTGATGAGAAACCTGTCCACTGACAGCGGCATGCCCCCTCTGCCACCAGGGGGTGGTCTTGCCAGCAA ACGCAGTGTTATTGAAGCAGTATACAACCGTCTGAACCCATACAGGGAGGAGGATGGA CCCTCCTGTTTCATTTG A